The DNA window ACCGCGAGGGACCCCGGCTCAGGGCAGCTTCAACACCAGGTGGCGGTCTCCGTAGGAGGCGTCCACCCGGCCGACCGGGGGCCAGTATTTTCCGCCCGCAGTTCCCGCCGGATAGGCGCCCAGGGACCTGGGGTATGGCTCGGCCCAGGCCTCGTCCAGCAAAGCCGAGGCGGTGTGCGGGGCGTTCCGCAGGGGCGAGCGCTCCGCCGGCCATTCCCCGTCCGCAATTCGGCCGGCCTCCGCCGCGATAGCCGCCATCGCGTCGCAGAAGCGGTCCAACTCCGCCAGCGTCTCCGATTCGGTGGGCTCCACCATCAGCGTGCCCGCCACCGGGAAGGACATGGTGGGGGCGTGGAAGCCGAAATCCATCAGCCGCTTCGCCACGTCATCCACCGTCGCACCCGTGCGGCGGGTGAACTCGCGCAGATCGAGCAGGCATTCGTGCGCCACATACCCGCCGGGGCCGCGATACAGCACCGGGAAGGCCCCCTCAAGGCGTTGGGCCACATAGTTGGCCGCCAGGACCGCGCCGTCGGTGGCCGCCACCAGCCCGCGCGCGCCCATCAACTGGATGTACGCCCAAGAAATGGAGAGCACCAGGGCCGAACCGAAAGGCGCGGCCGAGACGGCACCGCTTTTCGAGGGTAGACCGCCGAACGGGTGGCCCGGCAGGTAGGGGGCCAAGTGCCGCCGCGCCGCCACCGGCCCCACGCCCGGCCCGCCGCCGCCGTGCGGGATGGCGAACGTCTTGTGGAGGTTTAGATGGGACACGTCCCCGCCGAAATGCCCCGCCTTCGCCCAGCCCACCAGTGCGTTGAAATTGGCGCCGTCAATGTAGACCTGCGCGCCCGCCTCATGCGCCGCCGCGCACAAGTCCCGCACCCCCGCCTCGTAGACCCCGTGCGTGGACGGGTAGGTCAGCATCAAAGCGCCGACCTTGCCCGCATGCTCCGCCAGTTTGGCGCGCAAGTCCGCCAGCGACACGTTCCCGCCGGGGTCCACGCCCACCGGCACCACCTGGTAGCCGGCCAGCGCCGCCGACGCGGCGTTGGTGCCGTGGGCGCTGGTGGGGATCAGGCAGACCGTCCGCTCCGGGTCGCCCCGGTCCAGGTGGTAGCGCCGGATCGCCAAGAGGCCGGCCAGTTCGCCTTGCGAGCCCGCATTGGGTTGGAGCGACAGCGCCTCATAGCCCGTGAGTTCGAGCAGCGCCGCGCCCAACTCGGCCATTAGCTGGACCGACCCGGCCGCGTCCCCCAAAGGCTGGAAGGGATGCAGGTCCGCGAACTCGGGCCAGGTCAGTCCCGCCAACTCGGTCGCGGCGTTGAGTTTCATGGTGCAGGACCCGAGCGGGATCATCCCCCGGTCCATCGCGTAATCCTTGTCCGCCAGCGACTTCAGGTACCGCGTCAGCCCCAGTTCGGTGCGGTGCCCGTGAAAGACCTCCTGCGTCATGAACTCTCCGCGCCGGTCCAGTCCGCCGAAATCGGGCGGCGCCCCGGCATCCCCGCCGCCAGGCCCCACGGCGGAGGGATCTCCC is part of the Bifidobacteriaceae bacterium genome and encodes:
- the gcvP gene encoding aminomethyl-transferring glycine dehydrogenase, which encodes MAEEFAQRHLGFAPADAAIAADAVATAAGAAIRRALGLDPAERIMDRALPGDLRADPPDLPAPKSEAEVLERLAELAALNNPGRSMIGLGYYRTVTPSVIRRLIMENPSWYTAYTPYQPEISQGRLEALFVFQTMIAELTGLPVANASLLDEATAAAEAMTLCHRAARGAKRRFAVDVDVFPQVRAVLETRAEPLGIELVDFDPEAPDAAALEGAAGLYVQYQGASGRLIDLAGPAALAHEAGALLAVGADPLMLALVQPPGEAGADIAVGSTQRFGVPMGFGGPHAAYLSVREDLVRQLPGRLVGLTRDSHGDPALRLALVTREQHIRRDKATSNVCTAQVLLAVMAAAYAVWHGPDGLRRIASRVNAQARALRERLDGIVGVEVRSGPLFDTLAVVVPGRARQVVQAADKAGLKLWLHDADTVYLSTDEATTPQDLDCVVEAFGGDPSAVGPGGGDAGAPPDFGGLDRRGEFMTQEVFHGHRTELGLTRYLKSLADKDYAMDRGMIPLGSCTMKLNAATELAGLTWPEFADLHPFQPLGDAAGSVQLMAELGAALLELTGYEALSLQPNAGSQGELAGLLAIRRYHLDRGDPERTVCLIPTSAHGTNAASAALAGYQVVPVGVDPGGNVSLADLRAKLAEHAGKVGALMLTYPSTHGVYEAGVRDLCAAAHEAGAQVYIDGANFNALVGWAKAGHFGGDVSHLNLHKTFAIPHGGGGPGVGPVAARRHLAPYLPGHPFGGLPSKSGAVSAAPFGSALVLSISWAYIQLMGARGLVAATDGAVLAANYVAQRLEGAFPVLYRGPGGYVAHECLLDLREFTRRTGATVDDVAKRLMDFGFHAPTMSFPVAGTLMVEPTESETLAELDRFCDAMAAIAAEAGRIADGEWPAERSPLRNAPHTASALLDEAWAEPYPRSLGAYPAGTAGGKYWPPVGRVDASYGDRHLVLKLP